The genomic region TCCTCGAACTCCATGAAGAGCTCGCGCCACTCCGCACCCAACTGCTCCTCCAGCACGGCATGGACCGTGCGCACCGGCATGGGCGGAGCGGATTCCTGGAGTTTGGTCAGCGCCGCCCGGTAGGGCCCGGCGACCTCCTCGGGCAGCGCGGATTCGAAGACGGAGAGGGCCTGCCCGAACTTCATGGCGCCGCCCTTGAGCTCGCCCAGAACCTTGAAGAGCTGCTCCGCGGTGCGCTGTTGCACCTCGCGCGCCACGATCTCAGCTGATCTTCCGCCGATCCGCTTGCCCAGGCCCCAGGTGGCCCGGCCGGCGAAGCCGAGTGGGAGTGCCGCCAGCTTGGCGGTACGTGTGACCGCTTTCCGGGGAAGATCAGACATGCGCCCCTCCAAATCCCAGACTGCCGTGGAGCGTACGGTTACCCGGCCATTGTGTCGTGCGGAGCCCCGGCCCCCGAGGCGTACTCCCCTTCAGTGTGCCCACCCGCACCGCAGGGGCAGTCGGGGTGGGGTGCGATACGGGCCGAGCGCCAGTCGAGCAGGGGCAGGGACGTCTCCCACCGGGCGCCGGTACTGGCCGGGAGTTCGCCGTCGAGGAACGTCAGCGCGTGTGCCGCGGCCAGCCCCGCGACGGTCGTTGCCAGCCCGAGATCGCAGGCAGGCACGGGTCCGCGCCGGCCGGAGCGCCACTGCGCGACCATGCGTGGCCACCCGGGATCGCGCTCCGCCCGGCGCAGCTCCAGACACCCCGGGCAGGCCGTACCTCCCGGCAGGACCAGCGGCCCGACCATGCCCGTCCCTTCCAGGACGCCCGCATAGAGGTGGGGTGTCCCCGTCGCGATCCAGTCCGCCGCGCGTGCCGAGTCGGGGACATAGGCATCGAGTCCGTCCCGCGGGGCGACGACGACCAGTGACAGGCCGGGACCGCCGTCGGCGCTGCGTGGTGTGGCCGCCGACGCTCGCGGTGGCGGGGCGGGGGCGACACGCCGGACCAGCTGACCGGCCGCCGAAGCTCTTCGCTCCCCGACAGCCTTGGCGGGGAGGCCGCCCGGGGCGATGTCCCACGGTTCGACGCAGCCGCCGTCGAGCACCTCGACCTGTCCCACTCCGGAGGCCGAGAGCAGGGCCGCGACGGTGGCTCCGACCCGGCCCGCGCCCCGCACCTGCACCCGGACAGCGCGTCGCGCGGCCAGCCGTACCGTCCCGCCGCCCGGCTCGGGATGGACGAGGGAGAGCGAGGCCAGATCCGGCCGGAGCCGCTCCGGCGTGCCGTTCCGATTCCGGGACGCACCGGCCGCCGCGGCATCGGCCGTCGCATCGTCGAGGAGGCCCGCCCGCGTCAACCGGGCGATCAGCTTGTCCACTTGGCCGTCGGGCAGCCGCATCGCGTGTGCCTCCTTGCGCAGCAGCTCCAGTCCGCGCGTACCGTCCAGGAGGTCGAGGAGGCAGCCCGTCGCGGGGTCGACCGGGTCGAGCACCACCGCCTGCGCAGGGGTCACTCCGAATTGGACGGCCTGCCGGTCCCGCCATGCGCGCCGCAGCGCGGGCTTCATCATCGGATGCATCGCATACCCCGTTTCCCGCCGTGTGCATCGGCGTGGTCGTCGCCCCGTCGGGAGCCCCCGTGGATGTGTTGCCAGAATGCCCGGTGCTCGCGGAGAGTGCCGAAAGTTATCCACAGGGTTCGGGATTAGTACTTCAAATGCTGCACACTGCGGAATGGATCAAGCTCCGACCGTCCCGCACGCGGGACTTCACGCACTGACAGCGGGTAACGTCGTGGCGTGCCCGTCGACCCTCTGCACACCGCCGGAAGTCCACCGCGCAGCGCGAAGAGCCAGCCGCCCCGCGGTTCCGCGACGAGCGCGGTCGAGGTCCGAAGAAGCGCCCGGCGCAGCAGAACGGTTTCGGCGTACCGCGAGGGCGACCGCACCATCGTGCTCATCCCCGCCCGTATGTCGGAGGCGGAGGAGCGGCGTTGGGTGACGGTCATGCTCGACAAACTGGAGGCCCAGGAGAGCAAGCGCGTCCTCGGTGACACCGAGCTCGCGGAACGGGCGGAGAGGCTGTCCGACCAGTATTTCGGGGGCCGGGCGCGCCCCGATTCGGTGCGCTGGGTGACCAACCAGAACACCCGCTGGGGCTCGTGCACCCCCGCCGAAGGCAGTATCCGCCTCTCGCACCGGCTGCAGGGCATGCCCGAGTACGTCGTCGACTACGTGCTGCTCCATGAGCTGGCGCATCTGCTGGTGCCCGGTCACGGTCCGCGTTTCTGGCGGCTCCTGGAGGCGTATCCGCGTACCGAGCGGGCCCGCGGCTATCTCGAAGGAGTGGTGGCCGCCGCCCGGCTGCCCCATCTGCCCGCCGCGCGCGACGAGTGACGCTGAGTGATTCTGTACCGGCTGCGTACCGGGTGGGCACCGGCTTGGCCGGATGTCGGTCTTTGCCGTTAGCCTGGCGCGACGGATTGCATTTCGGGACGGGGGACGGTCGTTACGTATGGCCAGGGAATTCCAGCGGGGCCACAAGGCCAAGATCAGCGACCTCACAGCGGGCACGGATCTGTATGTAGGTGTACAGATCGCCGGAGCCGGGCTGACCTTCGACATCAGCTGCTTCGGACTCGACGCCGACGAACAGCTTTCGGACGACCGGTATTTCGTCTTCTTCAATCAGCCGAAGTCGCCCGAGGAGTCGATTCAGCTCCTCGGTGCGCAGGCCGGTGACACCGAGTCGTTCCGTGTCACGCTCGACCGTGTCCCCGCGGAGATCCAGAAGCTCTCGTTCACCGCGACGATCGACGGCGCCGGCCAGATGTCACAGGTCGGGCCCGGCTACATCCGTATCGTCGCGGGCGGTGACGAGGTCGCCAGATACGCCTTCACCGGTGCGGAGTTCACCACCGAGCGCGCGGTCATGCTGGGCGACTTCTACCTGAAGGACGTCTGGCGTTTCGCCGCGGTCGGCCAGGGTTTCGACGGAGGGCTCGACGCGCTCCTGCGGAACTTCGGCGGGGAGGTCGCCGAGGAGGAACCGGACCCGCAGCCGCAGGGAGCGCCTCCCGCTTTCGGCGTGCCCGCCTTCGCCGCCCCCGCGGCGGAGCCCGCACCGGCCCCGTCGTTCGGTGCCCCGCCCGCACCTCCCGAGCAGGCTCGGCCGCCCCAGGTCCCGCAGCCCGCCCCGCCGTTCGGTGGCCCGGCGGCGGTGCCCCAGCCCCCGGCGCCCGTCCCGCCGTCGGTGCACGCGGCGCCGACGATCGTGGCCCCGATGCACCCGCAGGGCGCCGTACCTCCGCCCGCGCCCGCTCCGTACGCACAGCCGCCCCAACTGCCCCAGCAGCCGCAGTTCGGTCAACCGCCCGCGGGACAGGTGCCCGACGGGACCCGGCCACCCGGTGCTCCGGCGCCGTACGGCACCCCCATGGCTCCGCCGGCGCCCTTTGGTCAGGCGGCTGCGCCCGGACAGCCCGCCCCGTACGGCCAGGCACCGCCGCAGGCCGCTGGTCCCGGTCTGCACGCCGCGTTCCAGAAGTACCGCGAGACCGATACCGGCCAGCGCTGGACCCCGCAGAACAAGTACCTGATGCGGGCCGATCTGACCGTCGGTGACACCCCTGTCCTCGCCCGGCAGGGCAGCATGGTGATGTACCAGGGCAAGGTCGACTTCAGCTACAAGGGAGCCGGGTTCGCGGGGCGGGTCGTGGGCCATGCGACCGGCCAGGACATGCAGCTGATGCGCTGCACGGGCCGTGGCCAGGTCTTCTTCGCGGAGAACAGCACCCATCTGCACCCCATCGAGCTCCAGGGCGACGGCATCTGCGTCTCCGCGCAGAATGTGCTCGCCTTCGACGAGACGCTCCAGTACGAGGTCCGCAGGATCGAGGGCCACGGCATCCCCGGCGGCGCGCTGTTCACCATGCTGTTCCAGGGCACCGGCACGATCATCGTGAAGACGCACGGCTCACCGGTGGTCCTGCCGGTCACGCCCACCACCTTCGCCGACTGCAACGCGGTGGTGGCCTGGTCGTCGGCCTCGCAGGTGATCGTCTCCAGCCAGGTCAGGCTGCGGCACAACGCCTACGCGGGCAGCAGCGGGGAAAGTGTCAACCTCCAATTCCGGGGTGCGCCCGGGAACTTCATCATCGTCCAGCCGTACGAGGTCTGAGGGAGCCCGTCATGAATCAGCAGCTCGCGGGCTACGCCCCGACCCCTGTCTCGGCCCGCATGGAGAACCACGGCAGCAAGATGCTGAAGGTCGCCATGCAGACCGGCCAGGACCTCTTCGCACGCACCGGTTCGATGGTCGCGTACGAGGGTTTCGTGCAGTACGAGCCGAACCCGCCCGCCGTCCGTCAGATCGCCCGTGACTGGATCACCGGCGAGGGCGCTCCACTCATGAAGTGCTCCGGCGACGGCCTGCTCTACCTCGCCGACTACGGCGCCGACGTCGTGGTGATCAATCTCGACAACGAGGCGCTGTCGGTCAACGGCAGCAATCTGCTGGCCCTCGACGCGAGCCTGACCTGGGGTGTGGAGCGGGTCAAGGGCATGGCCAAGTTCGCCGGCCAGGGGTTGTGGAACATCCAGGTCTCGGGCTGCGGCTGGGTCGCCATCACCTCGCGCGGCACACCGATCGTCGTCGACTGCGGCAGTGGCGAGGACGAGACGTACGTCGATCCGGACGCCCTCGTCGCCTGGTCGCCGAACCTGAAGGTGAAGGGCAAGCGCAGCTTCAAGGCCGGTTCGCTGATCGGGCGGGGCAGCGGGGAGGCGTACCAGATGGCCTTCTCCGGCCAGGGCATCGTCGTCGTGCAGCCCAGCGAGGACAGCACCGACCGCCTGCGGATCCGGAACTGAGGGGAGCCAGAACACCATGCAGAGCCCGCTTTTCAGCTATACGGAGCAGCAGACCCAGGACCGGTACACGGTGCAGAACCCGCAGTTGCTGCGGGTCACACTGGCCGGGTACGACGACATCCTCGCCCGCAAGGGCGCCATGGTCGCGTACCAGGGACTGATCGAATTCGACGCCGAGTACCAGTCGCACCAGGAGCAGCGGGCGCGCGCGTACACCGGGGAGGGCCTCGATCTGATGCGCTGCCACGGACAGGGCACCGTGTACTTCGCCAACCTCGCGCAGCACGTGCATGTGGTGGACGTCGACCACGAGGGCCTGACGGTCGACAGCGCGTATGTCCTGGCGATGGACTCCAGCCTGAACCACACGGTCGTCGCGGTGGACAGTCAGTACGGAATCTCCGGATCCGGCAAGTACCAGCTCAACATCACCGGGCAGGGCAAGGTCGCGCTGATGACCTCTGGCCAGCCGTTGATGATGCAGGTCACGCCGGACAAGTACGTCAACGCCGACGCCGATGCGATCGTCGCCTGGTCGTCGGGCCTGCGGGTGCAGATGCAGGCCCAGACGCACTCGTCGGGTGTACGGCGGCGCCGGGGCAGCAGCGGTGAGGGCTGGGAGCTCAGCTTCCTCGGGCAGGGCTTCGCGCTCGTCCAGCCCAGCGAGGTGATGCCGCCGCAGAACGCGAACATCGGGGACGGGGCGCTCGCGCAGTTCGGTCTGGGGCACCAGGGGGCGCACGGTCAGAACCGGGACAACGCCTGGAACTGACGCCTCCGGGACAGCGGCAAGAGGCAGGTAAGGGACAGCGGTGAGGGGCAGGTCTCCTGGGAGACCTGCCCCTCACCGCCTACCGCCGCATACCCGCTCCCCGCGGCGGCGGACGGTCGTCAGAGTGCCGCGCGTGCGGCGCTCATCAGCTGCCGGACCGATGTGTCGGCCACCGAAGCCACCTCGTCGTAGTCGAACCAGCGCAGGTCCAGTGACTCGTCGCTGATCAGTTCCACCGCGCCGGGCGGTGCCAGCGCCGCGTACTGCACGTCGAGATGCCAGTTGCAGGGGGCCGGAATGCTGTGCCGGTCCAGCCGGAGGGGACCGCCGGGCAGCAGCGTCAGCGCCTCGATGCCGGATTCCTCCGTCGCCTCGCGCAGCGCCGCCGCCGCGAGCGTCGCATCACCCGGCTCGCAGTGCCCGCCCATCTGGAGCCACATCCGCAGCTTCTTGTGCAGGGTGAGCAGTACGCGCCCGCGCTGCGGATCCACCACCAGGGCGCTCGCCGTGACGTGCCCGGCCCCGCAGGCCTTCCACATGCCGTCGGGGTGAGCCGCCAGGTGGTCCAGATACCGCTGCCGCAGCTCTTCCTGGTCCTCGTAGTTCTTCAGTACGAAGACCGCGTCGTCGTACAGGCTCACTTGTCGGTGTCGCCCTCTTCGTCGCCGGATCCGCCCTTGGCGCTGTCGTCCGGGGAGCCACTGTCCGGGGACGGGGAGCCGCTGTCGGGGGAGTCCGCCGCCCGGGGGCTGTCGCTCGCGCCGCCCTTGGTGAGGTCGGGCTTTCCGCCGCCCGCCGCCTCGCCGAGCATCTTGTCCAGCTCGGAGAAGTCCAGGTGCTCGTGGTGGACGAAACCGTCCGGGTCGTCCAGGTCGGACGCGGTCGGCAGCATGTCCGGGTGCTCCCAGAGCGCGTCGCGTCCATCGACACCACGGGCGTCCGTGAGCGAGGCCCACAGCCGCGAGGCGTCGCGCAGCCGCCGCGGACGCAGCTCCAGGCCGATCAGCGTGGCGAAGGTCTGCTCGGCGGGACCGCCGGAGGCCCGGCGCCGGCGCAGTGTCTCGCGCAGCCGCTCGGCCGAGGTCAGACGGGACTTCGCGGCCTCGTGGACCACCGCGTCCACCCAGCCCTCGACGAGGGCGAGCGCGGTCTCCAGCCGGGCCAGCGCGGCCTTCTGCTCCGGGGTGTCCTCCGGCTGGAACATGCCCTGCTGGAGTGCTTCCTGCAGCTGCTCGGGGTGCGACGGGTCGAGCTGGCCGACGACGTCCTCCAGCTTGGAGGTGTCGACCTTGATCCCGCGGGCGTACCCCTCGACCGCGCCGAACAGGTGCGAGCGAAGCCACGGCACATGGGCGAAGAGCCGCTGGTGGGCGGCCTCACGCAGGGCCAGGTACAGCCGTACCTCGTTCTTGTCGACGCCCAGGTCCTTGCCGAAGGCCTCGATGTTCAGCGGAAGCAGCGCAGCCTTGCCCGCCGGTCCGAGCGGGAGTCCGATGTCGGTCGAACCGACGACCTCGCCCGCCAGTACGCCGACAGCCTGCCCGATCTGCTGGCCGAACATGGCTCCGCCCATGGACCGCATCATGCCGAGAAGCGGGCCGGCCATGGCCTGCATCTCCTCGGGCAGTACGCCGCCCATCGCGGCTCCGACGCGCTCCGCGACCGGGTCGACGAGTTCCTTCCACACCGGCAGGGTCGCCTCGACCCATTCGGCGCGGCTCCAGGCGACCGCGGTGCCCGCACCGGAGGGCAGCGACGTCGCGCCGTCCAGCCAGATGTCGGCGAGACGCAGCGCCTCCTCGACCGCGGACCGCTCGGCCGGGCCCACGCTGCTGTCCTTGGTGCCGTCCGCGGTGCCCTGGGCGACCGTCTGACGTGCGAGGTCCTTGGCCATGTCCCAGTTCACGGGACCGCCCTCGTAGCTCAGCATCTGGCCGAGCTGCTGGAAGGCCGCGCCCAGGTCGTTCGGGTTCATCGAACCGAACATCGCCGCGAACGGGTTGTCGCCGCCGGTACCGGGGCCGAACCCGAGGGGGTTCTGCGGGGAGTTCCCGCCGCCACGGCTGTCCTTGCTCTTGCCCTCGTCGCCGTCCTCCGGCTCCTCCGGCGGAAGGCCGAATCCGAATGGAGTGTCACTCACGGGTTTCCTCGGCTCGTAGGGCCGTCGACCGAGAGGCCGACAGCGATTGCCCGACAACACCACCCAGGGTAGGGGGTGGCCGCCCGGTCAGGCCGGGTCCGACCGGGCGGCTCTCCACAGACACCCGGTCCGGATGAGGGCTCAGTGCTTTCCTCACGCCTGGGCTGCGGCAGGATGGACGCCACCTGGTCCGTACGTGTCAGTTCGTGTACGTACTGAAGACAACCGCTGGAGACGCCTGGTGAGTTCCCCAGATCCGCAGGTTCGCGCAGCGCGAAACCTCTCAACCAAGTCCACCCGAGGACCCGTCGTCGCGGTCACCGGGGCCGCTTCCGGCATCGGGGCCCTGCTCACCCGGCGCCTGGCCGAGTCCGACGAGGTCAAGCGGGTCGTGGCCATGGACGAGCGGCGCGGTGACGTGCCCGAGGCACACTGGCACGTCCTGGACGTGCGCGACCCGGCGATCGCCGAGAAGCTGCGCGGCGCAGACGTCGTGGTGCATCTGGCACTCGACCTCGATCTGGAGACCGACGCCGCGGCCCGTACGGCGTACAACGTGCGCGGAACCCAGACCGTCCTCACGGCGGCAGCCGCCGCCGGGGTCCACCGGGTCGTCCTGTGCACGTCAGCGATGGTCTACGGCGCACTGCCCGACAACGACATTCCGCTCTCCGAGGACGCCGAGCTGCGGGCCACCGCGGAAGCCACCGGCGTCGGCGACCTCCTGGAGATCGAGCGGCTGGGCCGCCGTGCGCCGCGCGCGCACCCGGGGCTGAACGTCACCGTGGTCAGGCCCGCGGTCCTGGTGGGCGGCACGGACACCGCGCTCACCCGTTACTTCGAGTCGCCTCGGCTGCTCGTGGTCGCGGGAACCCGTCCCACCTGGCAGTTCTGCCATGTGGACGACCTGGTCAGCGCGCTGGAGTACGCGGCGCTCGAAAAGGTCGACGGGGAGTTCGCGGTCGGCTGCGACGGCTGGCTGGAACAGGGCGAGGTCGAGGAACTCAGCGGCATCCGCCGGATGGAGCTGCCGTCCGCGGTCGCTCTCGGAGCCGCCGCACGGCTGCACCGCATCGGGCTCACCCCCTCACCGGCCGGGGACCTGGCGTACACGATGCACCCCTGGGTGGTCAGCGTCGGCAGGCTCCACGACGCGGGCTGGCGACCCCGATGGACCAACGAGGAAGTCCTCGCCGAACTGCTCGAAGAGGTCGCCGGCCGGCACACCGTCGCCGGCCGTCGGCTCGGCCGCAAGGACGCCACGGCCGCGGGCGCCGCCGGTGCCACGGTCGCGCTGCTCGGCACCGCCGCGCTGGTGCGGCGCGCCCGCAAGGCCAGGCGCGGACGCATCTGACGGGACCGCACGGAGGCCGGGCCGGGCCGGGTCGGCCACCGCCGGTGGCCGGGACTTCGCGGCGGGCGCCCTGTAGGACGCTCCAAGCCGCACCCGCGCGTACCGGGCGAAAGCGCTATTCCGCGCTGTCGGCCGGGTACGGCACCATGGGCGCCATGGCACCCATCCACGACCACCCGGGCGAGTACGCGGCACAGGACCCGATCCGGCTGCTGGCGGTCCGCGACACCCCGCTGAGCATCGACGAGGTCTTCCGGGCGGTCGGTGACGACGCCGCGGGCGGCACCGCGCTGTTCGTCGGCACGGTGCGCAACCACGACGGCGGCACCGACGTCGACGCGCTCGGCTACTCGTGCCACCCCTCGGCCGAGGCCGAGATGCGCCGGATCGCGGAGAAGGTCGTCGCGGACTTCCCGGTGCGGGCGCTGGCCGCCGTCCACCGGGTGGGTGATCTCGCCGTGGGTGATCTCGCCGTCGTCGTCGCGGTTTCCTGCCCGCACCGCGGCGAGGCGTTCGACGCCTGCCGCAAGCTCATCGACGACCTCAAGCACGAGGTGCCGATATGGAAACACCAGACGTTCTCGGACGGCACGCAGGAGTGGGTCGGCGTCTGACGGCCGAAGGCGCTGACGCGCTGCCCCGCGTACGGCGTGTCGCTCGACCCGATGCCCGATTTGCGTAACCGTGACCCTGGCGCGAGCGTGGGATCCGCAGGTGGCTAATCTGCTGATCAGTCGGTTCGCGACTGCTCACGGGGGTCGGGAGGTCGGGATGGGCGCACTCGCCTGGTTGTTGATACCACTCTTCGCCGCGGTCGGAGCTGCTCTGTGGAGCAGATGGGCCGGCCGGCAGCGCAGGTCCGGTGACGGCGCCGAGCTGGCCGGGTACACGCGTTTCCGCGAGGCGATGGACCGTGAGGCCATGGACAGGGCCGGGGCCGGATCCGACGTTCTCTGACCGCGGGGCGCGAGCGGTACGTGTCGAGTGCGCGTCGAGCAGGCGTCGAGCAGCGGTACGGAACCGCGAGGGCCGCGGCGCCCCGTACGGCCCGGCCCCAGGGGTGGACCGAAGGACCCGTCCCGTACTGTCGTTCCATGCCACGCCGCACTCTGACGCTGCTCACCTCCACGCTGGTGCTGATCGCGCTGCTCTGCGGCGGAGTGTTCCTCTCCGTGCCGTACGCGGAGATGAGTCCCGGGCCGACGGTGAACACGCTCGGCAAGGAGAGCGGCGAGCCGGTGCTCCAGATCTCCGGTCACCAGACCTACCCGGCGAGCGGTCACCTCAACATGGTGACGGTCCGGGTCACGACCGCGGACTACCACATGAACCTGGTCGAGGCGGTCTACGGCTGGCTCGCGCACGACAGCGTGGTCGTCCCGCACGACACCCTCTATCCGAGCGGCACGACGGAGCAGCAGTCCACCCAGCAGAACGCCGAGGAATTCAGCCAGTCCCAGGAGAGCGCCAAGGTCGCGGCCCTCACCGAGCTCGGCATCCCGGTCAAGTCCCGCACCGTCGTCTCCACAGTCGTCAAGGGCAGCCCCGCCGAGGGGAAGCTGCACGCGGGAGACGTCATCAGGAGCGTGGACGGTACGGCGGTCAAGGAACCCGGCGACGTGTCGAAGCTGGTCACCAAGCACAAGCCCGGCCGGCGCGTCGTCTTCACCGTCGTCCCGGTCAAGGCGGCGGCAGCGGCGGAGAAGGCGCACACCGAGCCGCAGCAGACCGAGAACGTCACGATCACCACGACGAAGGCACCGGCTCCGGACGAGGACCGGGCGATCGTGGGCATCACAGCCGCTACCGACCACACGTTCCCCTTCAAGATCGACATCAAGCTCGCCGACGTGGGTGGTCCGAGCGCGGGGCTGATGTTCTCCCTCGGCCTCGTGGACAAGCTGACACCGGGCGACCTGACCGGCGGCAAGTTCGTCGCGGGCACCGGCACGATCGACGACAAGGGCGTGGTCGGCCCGATCGGCGGCGTCGACATGAAGCTCATCGGCGCGCGGAACGCGGGCGCGCGGTACTTCCTGACGCCCACCGAGAACTGCTCGGCCGCAGCCGCCGACACCCCGGCCGGTCTCACCCTGGTGCGGGTGAAGACCATCCAGGACGCGAAGAAGTCGCTGGACGAGATCCGCACGGGCGACACCGCCGCACTGCCCAGCTGCTCGGCCAAGTAGGACGTTACCGGGCGTCCCTGGACGAACCGGGCAGCCGGGCGGCGCGCGGGAGGCCCTACGCCTCGAAGGTCACCGAGAGCGCGTCGGCGAGGCCCGGAACCAGCTCGGACCCGGTGAGTACCTCGTTGGGCGAGTCCTTCGCGCGCAGCCGCAGCGCCGACTCACGGGTGCCGTCCCGCAGCACCGCCACCGTCATCCGTACCTCCTGACGGTCCGGGTGCCCGGCGACCCAGTCCGTCAGCTGCGACTCGGACATCCCCTCCGGCACGGACGCCTCGGCGGACGGCGGCAGCATCAGCCGCTCGACCGTCATCGCGCAGCCCGCCACCGCGTCGGGCCAGGCGATCGTGGCGAGGAACTCGTCGAGCGGAGTGGTGGACGGGATCTCGTCCTGCTCCACGGGGGTCAGCGAAGCGGTGGGCTCGGCGCTGTCCAGGCCGAGCTGGGCGGCGAGGCCGGGCTCCTGGGTACGGAGCTTCGCGGTGTCCACGAGTGCGAAGAGGCGGGCGGGCTGGTCCCAGCCGAGGCCGGACGCGTACTCGTCGATTTCGAGCACCGCCACGGTGAGCGGACTGGCGGCCATCGGGGGCCCTGAGGGCGAAGAGAGGTTGGGCATGACCAATATCCTGCCCTCTTCGACCCCGGTAACGGGAACTGGGTAAAGCGTCCGTAAGTTGCATGTGTGGGCTCTACGATCGCGGGGCCTGTTCCACACGACCGCAATTTTTGAGGTGCGCACGTTGGCTTTCCAGATGCCGGACCGCGGTGGAGGCCCGACCGGGCCACGGATCAGAGTGGGACGGCCGTCCCGCCGCGCCCGGACCCTGCTGATGACACTGGGCGTCCTGGCCGTGCTGGCCATGGCGTTCCTCATGTTCGCAGGGTTCTGGACCGACTTGCTCTGGTACCGCTCCGTCCATTACTCATCCGTTTTCACCACCACCCTGTGGACGAAGATCGGGCTCTTCCTCGTCTTCGGTGTGCTCATGGCGGCTGCCGTCGGGGTCAACATCTGGCTGGCGTACCGGCTCCGGCCGCCGCTGAGTGCGATGTCGCTGGAGCAGCAGAACCTCGATCGTTACCGGATGGGTATCGCGCCGTACAAGAAGTGGCTGCTGCTCGGGATCACGGCGATCGTCGGCCTGATCGCGGGTGCCTCCTCCTCCGGGCAGTGGCGTACCTGGCTGATGTACGTGAACGGCGTGCCGTTCGGGCAGAAGGACCCGCAGTTCCATCTGGATGTGTCCTTCTACGCGTTCGATCTGCCCTGGTACCGCTTCCTGCTGGGCTTCGGCTTCGCGGCCGTGGTCCTCTCGCTGATCGCGGCGGCGCTGGTGCACTACCTGTACGGCGGGCTGCGGGTCACCAGCCCCGGGGCACGCGCCACCGGGGCGGCCACCGGTCATCTGTCGGTGCTGCTCGGCCTGTTCGTGGCGCTCAAGGCCGTGGCGTACTGGCTGGACCGGTACGGACTCGCGGTGAAGTCCAGCGACTTCAAGGCCACGGGCAACTGGACGGGCCTGCGCTACGTCGACGCCAACGCCTATCTCCCGGCTAAAACGATCCTGTTCTGCATCGCGGTCATCTGCGCCCTGCTGTTCTTCGCGACGCTCTGGCGCCGCACCTGGCAGCTGCCGGTGATCGGGTTCGGTCTGATGGTGCTCTCGGCGATCCTCATCGGCGGGCTCTACCCGGCGATCGTGCAGAAGTTCACGGTCGAGCCGAACGAGCAGGCCAAGGAAGCGCCGTACATCCACAAGAACATCGAAGCCACGCGCAAGGCGTACAACATCGCCGGCACGGACGTCGACGACTACTCGGGCAAGAGCAGGACCAAGGACACGGCCAAGCAGCGGGACGACGCCGACTCGGCGGCCAGCTATCGGCTGATCGACCCGAATGTGGTGTCGCCCACGTTCCAGCAGCTGGAGCAGAAGCGGAAGTACTACGGCTTCCCCGCCACGCTCAACGTGGACCGCTACAACGGCCAGGACACGGTGATCGGCCTGCGCGAGCTGAACATCGCGGGCATCCAGAAGCACAACTGGATCAACGACCACTTCACGTACACCCACGGCTACGGCGCGATCGCGGCCAAGGGCACGGCCACCGACACCAACGGTGCTCCGGTCTTCACCGAGTCTGGTCTGCCGACCAGCGGCACGTTCGGCGACTACCAGCAGCGGATCTACTACGGCGAGAAGACCACCCAGTACTCGATCGTCGGAGGTCCGCAGAAGGAACTCGACTACGAGAACAACGGTGAGAAGACCACCAGTTACCAGGGCAAGAGCGGGGTGGACATCTCCAACCCGCTGAACCGTGCCGCGTACGCGGTGGCCTTCAGCGAGCCGCAGATCCTCTACTCGGGGGCCATCGGCGAGGGTTCGAAGATCCTCTACAACCGCACCCCGAAGCAGCGCGTGGAGGCGGTCGCCCCCTGGCTGACCATCGACGGCGACTCCTACCCGGCGGTCGTCGACGGAAAGATCCAGTGGATCGTCGACGCCTACACCACGTCCAACGGCTACCCGTACGCCTCGCGTACGACGCTGGGGGACAGCACGGCCGACTCGCTGACCAGCAACCAGCGCGCGGTGGTCGCCCAGCAGA from Streptomyces sp. NBC_01267 harbors:
- a CDS encoding UPF0182 family membrane protein, with protein sequence MPDRGGGPTGPRIRVGRPSRRARTLLMTLGVLAVLAMAFLMFAGFWTDLLWYRSVHYSSVFTTTLWTKIGLFLVFGVLMAAAVGVNIWLAYRLRPPLSAMSLEQQNLDRYRMGIAPYKKWLLLGITAIVGLIAGASSSGQWRTWLMYVNGVPFGQKDPQFHLDVSFYAFDLPWYRFLLGFGFAAVVLSLIAAALVHYLYGGLRVTSPGARATGAATGHLSVLLGLFVALKAVAYWLDRYGLAVKSSDFKATGNWTGLRYVDANAYLPAKTILFCIAVICALLFFATLWRRTWQLPVIGFGLMVLSAILIGGLYPAIVQKFTVEPNEQAKEAPYIHKNIEATRKAYNIAGTDVDDYSGKSRTKDTAKQRDDADSAASYRLIDPNVVSPTFQQLEQKRKYYGFPATLNVDRYNGQDTVIGLRELNIAGIQKHNWINDHFTYTHGYGAIAAKGTATDTNGAPVFTESGLPTSGTFGDYQQRIYYGEKTTQYSIVGGPQKELDYENNGEKTTSYQGKSGVDISNPLNRAAYAVAFSEPQILYSGAIGEGSKILYNRTPKQRVEAVAPWLTIDGDSYPAVVDGKIQWIVDAYTTSNGYPYASRTTLGDSTADSLTSNQRAVVAQQNRVNYIRNSVKATVDAYTGEVKLYEWDTKDPVLKTWEKAFPHTVQPKSAIPKDLTAHLRYPQDMFKVQRELLSLYHVEDPKQFYSGSDAWQVPNDPTTRDNRAVPPYYLSLKMPGQKGTDQQFSLTTTFTPSGRPNLGGFMAVDADAASPDYGTIRLLRVTSEVPGPEQVQNKLNSLSDVANFVRDMKGADSDIEYGNLLTVPLDGGFLYVEPVYAQGRNSHYPLLKKVAVSYADADSSDGDTTAFENNLGLALNKVFGVDGQQTEPPPTGNTTKPPATGNDTVKKAIADAQKAYDEGQAALNKKPQDWAAYGKAQKDLQDAIQRAADAGATAKPGGKSS